A stretch of the Acanthochromis polyacanthus isolate Apoly-LR-REF ecotype Palm Island chromosome 22, KAUST_Apoly_ChrSc, whole genome shotgun sequence genome encodes the following:
- the LOC110968066 gene encoding LOW QUALITY PROTEIN: TLR4 interactor with leucine rich repeats (The sequence of the model RefSeq protein was modified relative to this genomic sequence to represent the inferred CDS: deleted 1 base in 1 codon) produces MKPSVFLLLLLSEASCRSHSSWCELGCDCQREPKFTICSRAQLTEPPSRVPSTTELLDLSDNLISSITTSSFSSNRKLRVLLLQSNNISLVEDGSFSQLEFLQKLDLSWNRISSLTEGFSVGLVFLRELQLSHNRLTSLDSRSFLHLDGLQRLNLSSNSIHSIQVRSFSPMSALRQLHLQDNQLGSLKSGIFSMLRSLEVLNLAGNRISDTELGVFKPLTSMTLLNLADNRMSAVYFKTFLSIHTYSTHILLEGNPWNCDCDLQRVFRKLRSIQRLFLDDYYNLTCKTPPVLHDYLLMDVDTELCIAETVTVLIITITVVITVLAAMLMGERTRKKRKRGCTGRSREICQTSRTTELLQSHISVFLPSWKRFQILQFVLLDSSQTVQEITPEALQMQLILPEHELVDDTETEI; encoded by the exons ATGAAGCCGTCggtctttctgctgctgctgctgtctgaggcGTCCTGCAGGTCTCACAGCTCCTGGTGTGAACTCGGCTGTGACTGTCAAAGAGAACCCAAGTTCACCATCTGCTCTCGGGCTCAGCTGACCGAGCCGCCCAGCCGAGTCCCGAGCACCACGGAGCTGCTGGACCTGTCCGACAACCTcatctcctccatcaccacctcctccttcagcagcaacagaaagctgcgagtgctgctgctgcagagcaaCAACATCAGCCTGGTGGAGGACGGCAGCTTCTCCCAGCTGGAGTTCCTGCAgaagctggacctgagctggaaCCGGATCTCCTCGCTGACTGAAGGCTTCTCCGTGGGCCTGGTCTTCCTGCGGGAGCTGCAGCTCTCCCACAACCGCCTGACCAGCCTGGACAGCCGCAGCTTCCTGCATCTGGACGGCCTGCAGAGGCTGAACCTGAGCAGCAACAGCATCCACAGCATCCAGGTGAGGTCCTTCTCGCCCATGAGCGCCCTGCGGCAGCTCCACCTGCAGGACAACCAGCTGGGCTCGCTGAAGAGCGGCATCTTCTCCATGCTGCGCTCGCTGGAGGTCCTCAATCTGGCCGGGAACCGCATCAGCGACACGGAGCTGGGCGTGTTCAAGCCGCTCACCAGCATGACGCTGCTCAACCTGGCCGACAACCGCATGTCTGCCGTCTACTTCAAGACCTTCCTGAGCATCCACACCTACAGCACCCACATCCTGCTGGAGGGGAACCCCTGGAACTGCGACTGCGACCTGCAGAGAGTCTTCAGGAAGCTGCGCAGCATCCAGCGGCTCTTCCTGGACGACTACTACAACCTGACCTGCAAGACGCCGCCCGTCCTCCACGACTACCTGCTGATGGACGTGGACACGGAGCTGTGCATCGCCGAGACCGTCACCGTgctcatcatcaccatcaccgtGGTGATCACCGTGCTGGCCGCCATGCTGATGGGCGAGAGgacgaggaagaagaggaag aggggaTGCACTGGACGCAGCAGGGAGATCTGTCAGACGAGTCGGACTACTGAGCTCCTTCAGTCCCACATCAGCGTTTTTCTGCCTTCCTGGAAGAGATTTCAGattctgcagtttgttttgttggatTCTTCTCAAACTGTGCAGGAAATCACTCCAGAAGCACTTCAGATGCAGCTTATTCTGCCCGAACATGAACTGGTAGatgacacagaaacagaaatctgA